The proteins below are encoded in one region of Anguilla anguilla isolate fAngAng1 chromosome 3, fAngAng1.pri, whole genome shotgun sequence:
- the LOC118222674 gene encoding endoribonuclease YbeY-like has protein sequence MSFVLRNLQKAVPLRRARLRRDVETLRQIFGIQKFDLGLICVDNRRIQRINGIYRGKNMPTDVLSFPFHEDMEAGKLPNHLHGEEFNLGDIFLGVEYIMDQCRVESRDFHSALPVMVAHGICHLLGYRHETEEEWTQMFQKEKYILTEFSRLTGNQLEPLTKRDGYDT, from the exons ATGAGTTTCGTTCTGCGGAACCTCCAGAAGGCGGTGCCACTGCGCCGCGCCAGACTTCGCAGAGACGTTGAGACATTGAGGCAGATTTTTGGTATTCAGAAATTTGACTTGGGGTTGATCTGTGTGGATAATCGAAGAATTCAACGCATAAATGGAATTTACAGGGGAAAGAACATGCCTACGGACGTCCTCTCATTCCCTTTTCACGAG GACATGGAGGCTGGTAAGCTACCTAACCATCTGCATGGAGAGGAATTCAATCTCGGAGACATCTTCCTCGGAGTGGAGTACATCATGGATCAGTGCCGGGTTGAGTCACGGGACTTCCATAGTGCGCTACCT GTAATGGTTGCTCATGGCATTTGTCATCTCCTTGGATACAGGCATGAAACCGAGGAAGAGTGGACACAG ATGTTCCAGAAAGAGAAGTACATCCTGACTGAGTTCAGCAGACTCACAGGAAACCAGCTGGAGCCTCTCACAAAAAGAGATGGTTATGACACGTGA